The following coding sequences lie in one Halorarum halophilum genomic window:
- a CDS encoding MOSC domain-containing protein, which yields MTDSVTLDRIRVFPVKSLDGVDVDAARIGPGGLDPDREFAVLDADGEYVNGKREREIHRVRAEFDLDARLVGLAAPGMDDATFHLDDDRAAMADWLGEFLGYEVSLVAERPGGYPDDTEAHGPTVISTGTLGEVASWYDGITVEGMRRRLRANLELAVPEPFAEDRLFTSRGERVGFRVGDARLEGVNPCQRCVVPSRDPDTGEEYPGFRERFVEKRRATMPEWSGGDWFDHDFRLMVNTAVPADAHGEELRVGDPVEVLEAVEAGE from the coding sequence ATGACCGACTCCGTCACGCTCGACCGAATCCGGGTGTTCCCCGTGAAGTCCCTCGACGGCGTGGACGTGGACGCCGCGAGGATCGGGCCCGGCGGGCTCGACCCGGACCGGGAGTTCGCCGTCCTCGACGCCGACGGCGAGTACGTGAACGGGAAGCGCGAACGGGAGATCCACCGCGTCCGCGCCGAGTTCGACCTCGACGCAAGGCTCGTCGGGCTGGCGGCACCGGGGATGGACGACGCGACGTTCCACCTCGACGACGACCGCGCGGCGATGGCCGACTGGCTCGGCGAGTTCCTCGGCTACGAGGTGTCGCTCGTCGCGGAGCGACCCGGCGGCTACCCCGACGACACCGAGGCCCACGGCCCGACGGTCATCTCGACGGGGACGCTCGGCGAGGTGGCGTCGTGGTACGACGGGATCACCGTCGAGGGGATGCGACGGCGGCTCCGCGCGAACCTCGAACTCGCTGTGCCGGAGCCGTTCGCGGAGGACCGACTGTTCACCTCGCGCGGCGAGCGGGTCGGCTTCCGCGTCGGCGACGCACGGCTGGAGGGCGTCAACCCGTGTCAGCGCTGCGTCGTCCCGTCCCGCGACCCCGACACGGGCGAGGAGTACCCGGGGTTCAGGGAGCGGTTCGTCGAGAAGCGGCGGGCGACGATGCCGGAGTGGAGCGGGGGCGACTGGTTTGACCACGACTTCCGGCTGATGGTGAACACCGCGGTTCCGGCCGACGCGCACGGGGAGGAACTCCGCGTCGGCGACCCGGTGGAGGTACTCGAGGCGGTTGAGGCCGGGGAGTAG
- the psmA gene encoding archaeal proteasome endopeptidase complex subunit alpha: MRGNDQQAYDRGTSLFSPDGRIYQVEYAREAVSRGAPSVGVRTADGIVLAAQARASSTLMESESIEKLHKLDDHVGTASAGHVADARQLIDYARRMAQGNRLRYGESVGVETLTKYVTDHIQENTQRGGTRPYGAALLVGGLENGSPRLFGADPSGTPHEWKATAIGGSRGEIQEVLEEGWTESLSLDGGIDLALRALLTADDELDAGDLSVATITEHDGYQSLTVEEMEELLEGIDVPDDGESEDEEE; this comes from the coding sequence ATGAGAGGAAACGACCAGCAGGCGTACGACCGCGGGACGTCGCTCTTCTCGCCGGACGGGCGGATCTACCAGGTCGAGTACGCGCGGGAGGCGGTCTCGCGGGGCGCGCCCTCGGTCGGCGTACGGACGGCGGACGGCATCGTCCTCGCCGCGCAGGCCCGAGCGTCCTCGACGCTGATGGAGTCCGAGTCTATCGAGAAGCTGCACAAGCTCGACGACCACGTCGGCACCGCGAGCGCCGGCCACGTCGCCGACGCCCGACAGCTCATCGACTACGCCCGGCGGATGGCCCAGGGCAACCGCCTCCGCTACGGCGAGTCGGTGGGCGTCGAGACGCTGACGAAGTACGTCACCGACCACATCCAGGAGAACACCCAGCGCGGCGGCACGCGACCGTACGGCGCCGCGCTGCTCGTCGGCGGCCTCGAGAACGGCAGCCCACGGCTGTTCGGCGCGGATCCGTCCGGGACGCCGCACGAGTGGAAGGCGACCGCCATCGGCGGTTCGCGCGGCGAGATCCAGGAGGTCCTCGAGGAGGGCTGGACCGAATCGCTCTCGCTCGACGGCGGCATCGACCTGGCGCTGCGCGCCCTGCTCACCGCGGACGACGAACTGGACGCGGGGGATCTCAGCGTCGCCACCATCACCGAACACGACGGCTACCAGTCGCTCACCGTCGAGGAGATGGAGGAACTCCTCGAGGGGATCGACGTCCCCGACGACGGGGAGAGCGAGGACGAGGAGGAGTAG
- a CDS encoding HVO_2922 family protein, translating into MSSKATFEVYEDRVDEWRWRLVHDNGRIIADSGEGYASRQKATEGLESVKRNAPDADVVRVDG; encoded by the coding sequence ATGAGTAGCAAGGCGACCTTCGAGGTGTACGAGGATCGCGTGGACGAGTGGCGCTGGCGGCTCGTCCACGACAACGGACGGATCATCGCGGACTCCGGCGAGGGGTACGCGAGCAGGCAGAAGGCCACCGAGGGGTTGGAGAGCGTCAAGCGGAACGCCCCGGACGCGGACGTCGTTCGGGTGGATGGGTGA
- a CDS encoding lamin tail domain-containing protein, with product MGRPRAAVVCCLLLVLAGCASVSVPGDPGQPTGEPATATDGTSGTSTPPADGTTVTVVEVVDGDTVKLRYPNGTRDTARLLGVDTPEVYGENTPGEFEGVPDTDAGRSCLREYGDRASAFAKRQLVGEEVTITFDANEPRRGYYDRLLVYVHHDGREFNHRLIRRGLARVYDSSFEKRDAYYATESAAMDDGRGLWACRDGDAGTGTATVTRTASATASPPTGTGVVVSELHADAEGADGENLNDEYVVVTNRGDEAVDLSGWTLTEAAGRTYTFADGTTLAAGASVTVHVGTGEDSDGHRYWGRESPVLNNDGETVTLRDASGEVVAERST from the coding sequence CGTCTGCTGTCTCCTCCTCGTCCTCGCCGGCTGCGCGTCCGTGTCGGTGCCGGGCGATCCCGGCCAGCCGACTGGGGAACCGGCAACGGCCACTGACGGGACGTCCGGAACGAGCACGCCGCCGGCAGATGGGACCACGGTGACCGTCGTCGAGGTCGTCGACGGCGACACCGTGAAGCTCCGCTACCCGAACGGGACGCGCGACACGGCCCGCCTGCTCGGGGTCGACACGCCCGAGGTGTACGGCGAGAACACGCCGGGCGAGTTCGAGGGCGTCCCGGACACCGACGCCGGGCGGTCGTGCCTTCGCGAGTACGGCGACCGGGCGAGCGCGTTCGCGAAGCGGCAACTCGTCGGCGAGGAGGTCACCATCACCTTCGACGCCAACGAGCCGCGACGGGGCTACTACGACCGCCTGCTCGTCTACGTCCACCACGACGGCCGGGAGTTCAACCACCGGTTGATCCGTCGCGGCCTGGCGCGGGTGTACGACTCCTCGTTCGAGAAGCGCGACGCCTACTACGCGACCGAGTCCGCGGCGATGGACGACGGACGCGGGCTGTGGGCCTGCCGCGACGGCGACGCCGGGACAGGCACGGCGACCGTGACGAGGACCGCGTCCGCCACCGCGTCGCCGCCGACGGGAACCGGCGTCGTCGTCTCGGAACTGCACGCCGACGCCGAGGGCGCCGACGGCGAGAACCTGAACGACGAGTACGTCGTCGTGACGAACCGGGGGGACGAGGCGGTCGACCTGAGTGGCTGGACGCTCACCGAGGCCGCCGGACGCACGTACACCTTCGCGGACGGGACGACCCTCGCCGCCGGCGCGTCCGTGACCGTCCACGTCGGCACCGGCGAGGACTCCGACGGCCACCGGTACTGGGGCCGGGAGAGCCCCGTCCTCAACAACGACGGCGAGACCGTGACGCTCCGCGACGCGAGCGGCGAGGTCGTCGCGGAGCGGTCCACCTGA